Within the Catalinimonas niigatensis genome, the region TCGTGATAGTAGATGGCAGCGATGTTATTGATGGTCAGTTCCACGCCGAAGCAAGCTCCGTAGATCAGAAACAAAGCCCAAACTCGATAATCTTTCAGCGCTGCTTTGAAAGCTCCTTTACTTTCCTGGCTTTTACTTTTGAAGGCAGGATCATTTTCTCTAAGGTCTTTTAGGTTTCCTGCGGGCAGGTCAGTCGTAAATTTGTAGTAGAGGAAACCACAGATGATCATGGCGATGCCGGGAACGACCATGGCATATCGCCAAGCAGTGGTATCTACAAAACCCAAGCCTACAAAAGCGGCGAAGATCAAAGGCATCACCATCTGGGTAACGCCACCGCCCAGGTTACCCCAGCCGGCAGTGGTGGCATTGGCCGTGCCTACTACATTGGGTGCAAACATCATGGAAGTGTGGTATTGGGTAATCACGAATGAAGCACCGATCACCCCAATCGCCAGCCTGAACATCAGGAAAGACTCATAGCTGTTGCTCAGTCCAATCAGCATGACCGGAATAGAACCAAGGATTAGCAAATAGGTATAGGTAATCCTGGGACCGATTTTATCGCAAAGCCAGCCAATTGCCAGGCGGGCAAATACCGTAATGGCTACCGATGATATGATAATATTACCGATCTGTGATTTTGTCAGATCCAACTCATCACGCACCACGGCCATTAAGGGAGCAATGCCGAACCAGCCAAAGAAGCATAGAAAAAAGGCAAACCATGAAAGGTGAAAGGTACGCATATGGATCGTCTTCAGATTGAAGAGCTTGATTGACGTCGCTTTTTTAGAAGTAGTTTTCATCTGTTTATAATTTTGATTTTATCGGTCAGATGGAACCTCGCATGAGAATCATTTTCCTTCGGGAGAAACTCTTGCTCATACTCGGTTTCATAATACAATGAATGGTTTAAATTTCTACGTAATGTTACTTAGAATAAAAAGTAGGTTTGATGGTGATCATCGCCCAGGCCCATTGATTCAGCCCTTTGCGATCAGCACCGCCTTTGACCGCCTCCAGCGATTGAGTAGAGAAAAGCTGAGAATAGCCCAGTTTAAAATTTACTTCGGGAGTAAGATTCAGATTGTACACCAGATCAATTTCTTCACCCAGGATGGAAGCCAGTTTTTCCCCTGTACCTTCTGCCGCATAAATCGTCGTGGGTGAGTGAAAGTGATGAAAATGCGTTATCAAGGCAGATTTCTGTCCGAGCTTGAATTTAGACTGCACATAGAAGTCAAGTAGCCCGGCAGTTTGCCCGTTTTGACCGTGATTATTACCTACATAGAAGTAGTCCATGAAGCCGTAAAACTTGTGATTGGTACCGTACAAAGGATTAAAAGCATGGTTCATATCATCAGTCGGATTGGTGCCGGAAAGGTAATCCACCCCGATGGTAAGCGGCGTAATGCTGGTATTCATGGTGGCATTGATCGCAGCCAGCCAAGCACTCACCTTTTTACCCGCAGGGTCTTTGCCTCCTTGGTAGTACAACTCACCACCCAGTTTGACAGCTCCCAAGCTTTTATCCCCGATAAATCCATAGGTCTGTCGGAAAGCCAGGGTGGAATCCGAACGCTGACGGCCATCATTAAAAATCAATAAGGAAGCCTGAGCACTGGCCCAATCCTTATGCAGCCAGAAGTACTGCATGGTTTTGTAATTGTCTACTCCTTCATAGAAAGTAGAGGAAAGTTTACTTGGCTCAAAAGGTACATTTTGGTTGTATGCCGCAGCGGCATGAAAAGTAAAACCACTGCTGTCTTTGTAGATGTACCTGACTGCATCATGACTTCTGCCCTGCTGCGCCCAATCCAGATCGCCCAGGAAGCGCGCATTATCATAATCCAGCGCCTGTCGGCCCACCCGCAGTGATGATTTAACATTGAAATGATATTCTCCCCAGGCTTCGTAAATGTTGGTAAGTGCTGGGTCCGATTTATAAATCTGGCTGGCATTTCCCCAAATACGTACATCTTGCAGACTCAAGTGGAAGCCCACTTTATCCTGCTGATAGTCCAGATAGATGCGAGAGCGCTGTTCTATGAAAAAAGCTGGGGCGTGAGCTTCGGTGTTGATGGTTTTGAAGCCATCCCTGAATTCAGTTCTGGGACGAATTTCACCACTGACAGTAAATTGTGCCTGAGCAAACTGTATGACACTCCATGACAGGAGCAGCAGCAAGATGATTCCTTTGGTAAATGTTCGATTCATGGTTTGATAGTTGGATGAGGTTAAACCAAACGTGATCCCGGGTTACGCATTCCGGATTACGTATTCCTGACCGACAGATCAAAGGTATAAACAAAATTTATTTTTACGTAATTTTACGTAAATAATATTTTGAAAAAGATGATTTTGACAGAATATTTACTTAGAAACAAGCTAGTTTTAAGAGATTTTCAGGATTTAACAGATAATTACTTAGTTATTGTTAAACCATTAGCTTTAGAAAAGGGAGAAATGAACATGCAGTAAGCCTCTCAGACACACTGCTTCTATTGAAGATAACAGCAGCAGTGAGCACTATATTTAAAAAAGCTCAACTATAAGAAGATATTGAGTGGCTTATCCTGAATGGTTACTCTTTCAGATCGTCGGGTGTATTGAAATTTTTGAAAAGAGGAAGCAGGGCGGCAGGTACTTCCAGTACCTGGGCATGCAGTACATTTTTAATGATTGCATGCATACTTTGATCTTCTAACTGTCCCTGCTGATAGAGCGTATGCAATTTTTTCAGCGCATGATGGCTATAGATACCGCAGAGTGGCTGGAGTTGATTTTCAGCCTTACATACTACCACGGGTTCCATCTGCTCCTGCTGCTGAAAAGTCTTTATCCACCAGTAAAAAACCTCTGCATTGAGCATTAGCATGTCGCAGGGCAGCAAAAGCAGGTGCTTGTCCGGAAAAGCCTGATGGGCGGAGAGGATGCCTTTCAAAGGGCCATTGATATGCAGAAAGGAGGAATTATCCAGAATGAGCTTCTGAGGCGGCAGCACCGCTTCGTAGGGCATTTTTTGCTCCAGATTGATGGAAACATATACTGGAAGAGGTACTTCGGCTAATTTTTGTTGTAAGGCTTCTACCCAGCCCATGCCATCATTTTGGAGCAGTCCTTTGTCCTGTCCCATCCGACGACTTTGGCCACCACTCAGAATGATTGCAATCAGATCTTGAGGTATGTTTTGCATAATTGAATCCTTATGAGTTAACACTTTACTGGGCCAAAAATTCTTTCAGTCCTTTATCTTCTTCTACCTTTTTTAATAGTTCTACCACATTGTTCACATCCAGTTTCTTCATGATGTTGAAGCGGTGGGTTTCTATGGTCCTTACGCTTTTGTTGAGGCGTTCTGCAATTTCCTTATTTCCCACGCCATCCGTGAGCAACTGCAAAATCTGCTTCTCCCGCTTGGTAAGCTCATAATCCTGTGCTTCAGCCTGCGCAGCAGGTGTCGACTGTTTTTTAACGTTAAGATAGCTGTCGATAAACACCCGGGCCACGTCTGCGCTGAAGTACTTCTCTCCACGATGGACAGTACGTACGGCTTTCAGAAACTCTTCTTTGCTTGAACCTTTTAGCAGATACCCGGAAGCACCACTTTCAATGGCTTGTAGCACATAGTCTTCATCATCATGCATGGAAAGGATAAGCACCTTGGTGGACAAGCCTGATTTACGTAATTGTTCAGTTACCTCCAATCCGGACATGATAGGCATACGTACGTCCAGAATAGCCAGTTCAGGAGTTAGTTTTTCAATTTGCTGCAAAGCTTCCTCTCCGTTCTCAGCTTCTACAATAACCTGAATATCACCTTCACTCTCCAACAGTGACTTAATACCACTCCTTACTACCCCATGATCATCGGCTAAAAGTGTTCTAATCATATCTTTTTTTCCTTCCATTAATAGATACGTGTATGTTAATGCGCGTTCCTTTTCCTTTTTCGGACTGTAGTTCAAAGGTACCATTAATATACGTCGTTCTTTCCTGCATATTCAGAATGCCTAAGCCAGTCCCATCACTACTTTCCTTTTTCTGGTAATGGTCATAATCAAAGCCAACCCCATTATCCACAATTTCAATATTGAGATAGTGGGCTTTATGACTAAACTCTACCTTAATTTCATCTGCCTGAGAGTATTTAATGGCATTGTTTACAGCCTCCTGAATGATGCGGTACAGATTGGTTTCTATGTTTTTATCCATACGATTGATAAAACCTGTCTTGTTTTCAAAAACTACGGTTTTATCAGATAAGCGGCTGGCTTCGGCACAAAACCTGCGGGTAACGGGAACCAAACCATAATCACTGAGCGCGCTGGGATTTAGGTTAAAAGAAACTCTTCGTACTTCCCTTATTACCTGATTGAGCATCTTCTGAGCATCCCTTACTTTGGCTTCTCTGTCCGGCATGTCAGGCGCTAAATTAATATTTTCGATAGTAAACTTAAGCGCAGTCAGTAATTGCCCTATACCATCATGAATATCCCTTGAGATACGTTTTCTTTCTTCTTCCTGTCCTTCCAATACCAGTACTGAGCGAAAGCGTTGTTCTTTGAGCTCTTTTTCAATTTTATCTTTAATCAACTCATGTGATCGTGCTTCTGCCTCTCTTCTTTCTGTTTTGTTGGTGCAAATAAAATTCAGGGAGTCTATCTCCTGCAAGTCATTAAATGTTGGAACAATGGTAGAATCCAGCCACACAAAATCCCCTTCATCAGAAGTAGCTTTTACTTCACCATACCATGTCTCATTTCCCAACACCATGTGATGAATATTTTGCACCTGATCATGGGCATAGCCTTCCTGCTCTAACCAGGCAAACAAATTGCAGTTATTTTCGTGAGGATAGTTTCCAAGAATTTCAGCAAACTGGTCAGAAACATAAGAGAAATCACCGGAAGGATAAGTTTTAGCAAAGACCGTAGGTTGATCCTCTTTGACATCCACCTTGGCTAACTCCTGATAAGATTTCTCGAGTGAACTGTACAAAGCACCCATTTCATAAGACATATCTCTGGCCAGCTTTTCCGATCTCATGAGTTCATCAATTGTCGTACGGATCTTTCGGGCAGTAGGGCGAAATATGAAGAGCAGCTCGAAAAGAATGATAGTAAGTGAAATACCCAGTAAAATCAGTTCAATTACTTCCAGAAATAACACCCGCTCCCGGGCTTCATCATCATACTGGAAGACAATGTCATCCATGCTTTCCAGAAATCCCGACTCATTGGCGAGAATCTGTTGGATGTGGGGCTGAAGTTGCGTGGTATCTATCGCTCTATTTTGATATAATAGTTGCAGTATACGCTGCGCATGAGCTACAATCGTTTCATAATAGGGAGTCATCGCCTGATACATAGAATCTACTGTAGC harbors:
- a CDS encoding response regulator; this translates as MIRTLLADDHGVVRSGIKSLLESEGDIQVIVEAENGEEALQQIEKLTPELAILDVRMPIMSGLEVTEQLRKSGLSTKVLILSMHDDEDYVLQAIESGASGYLLKGSSKEEFLKAVRTVHRGEKYFSADVARVFIDSYLNVKKQSTPAAQAEAQDYELTKREKQILQLLTDGVGNKEIAERLNKSVRTIETHRFNIMKKLDVNNVVELLKKVEEDKGLKEFLAQ
- a CDS encoding molybdenum cofactor guanylyltransferase produces the protein MQNIPQDLIAIILSGGQSRRMGQDKGLLQNDGMGWVEALQQKLAEVPLPVYVSINLEQKMPYEAVLPPQKLILDNSSFLHINGPLKGILSAHQAFPDKHLLLLPCDMLMLNAEVFYWWIKTFQQQEQMEPVVVCKAENQLQPLCGIYSHHALKKLHTLYQQGQLEDQSMHAIIKNVLHAQVLEVPAALLPLFKNFNTPDDLKE
- a CDS encoding sensor histidine kinase; translated protein: MQNKHERKHGFERVGVLYALALSGIAAAIIISQLFIQRYIGKQEYDSRIVNLAGRQRMLSQKISKLALQIANTDQVEERQKHAAQLREALSSWTQSHQGLLNGDEELGVIGEKSATVDSMYQAMTPYYETIVAHAQRILQLLYQNRAIDTTQLQPHIQQILANESGFLESMDDIVFQYDDEARERVLFLEVIELILLGISLTIILFELLFIFRPTARKIRTTIDELMRSEKLARDMSYEMGALYSSLEKSYQELAKVDVKEDQPTVFAKTYPSGDFSYVSDQFAEILGNYPHENNCNLFAWLEQEGYAHDQVQNIHHMVLGNETWYGEVKATSDEGDFVWLDSTIVPTFNDLQEIDSLNFICTNKTERREAEARSHELIKDKIEKELKEQRFRSVLVLEGQEEERKRISRDIHDGIGQLLTALKFTIENINLAPDMPDREAKVRDAQKMLNQVIREVRRVSFNLNPSALSDYGLVPVTRRFCAEASRLSDKTVVFENKTGFINRMDKNIETNLYRIIQEAVNNAIKYSQADEIKVEFSHKAHYLNIEIVDNGVGFDYDHYQKKESSDGTGLGILNMQERTTYINGTFELQSEKGKGTRINIHVSINGRKKRYD
- a CDS encoding NarK family nitrate/nitrite MFS transporter, encoding MKTTSKKATSIKLFNLKTIHMRTFHLSWFAFFLCFFGWFGIAPLMAVVRDELDLTKSQIGNIIISSVAITVFARLAIGWLCDKIGPRITYTYLLILGSIPVMLIGLSNSYESFLMFRLAIGVIGASFVITQYHTSMMFAPNVVGTANATTAGWGNLGGGVTQMVMPLIFAAFVGLGFVDTTAWRYAMVVPGIAMIICGFLYYKFTTDLPAGNLKDLRENDPAFKSKSQESKGAFKAALKDYRVWALFLIYGACFGVELTINNIAAIYYHDYFTLDLKTAGLIAGLFGLMNIFARSLGGFFGDKAGIKWGLKGRVGFLGLALLVEGIALIIFSKMTVLPLAIITMIIFSLFVQMSEGATYSVVPFINRKAVGAISGIVGAGGNAGAVAAGFLFKSESLSYPEALTIMGIVVTGVSVLSLAVRFSTSAEKEAKVEMEHALAERKGELILKPVRA
- a CDS encoding alginate export family protein, giving the protein MNRTFTKGIILLLLLSWSVIQFAQAQFTVSGEIRPRTEFRDGFKTINTEAHAPAFFIEQRSRIYLDYQQDKVGFHLSLQDVRIWGNASQIYKSDPALTNIYEAWGEYHFNVKSSLRVGRQALDYDNARFLGDLDWAQQGRSHDAVRYIYKDSSGFTFHAAAAYNQNVPFEPSKLSSTFYEGVDNYKTMQYFWLHKDWASAQASLLIFNDGRQRSDSTLAFRQTYGFIGDKSLGAVKLGGELYYQGGKDPAGKKVSAWLAAINATMNTSITPLTIGVDYLSGTNPTDDMNHAFNPLYGTNHKFYGFMDYFYVGNNHGQNGQTAGLLDFYVQSKFKLGQKSALITHFHHFHSPTTIYAAEGTGEKLASILGEEIDLVYNLNLTPEVNFKLGYSQLFSTQSLEAVKGGADRKGLNQWAWAMITIKPTFYSK